The DNA region TACAAGGTCCTGCCCTGCCTCTTGAGAGCATACACAACATCCATGGCAGTCACAGTCTTGCGACGCGCGTGCTCAGTGTAAGTCACAGCGTCCCTGATCACATTCTCGAGAAAGATCTTGAGCACTCCACGTGTCTCCTCGTAGATGAGACCGCTGATACGCTTCACTCCTCCTCTGCGAGCCAAACGACGAATGGCCGGCTTTGTGATTCCCTGGATGTTATCACGGAGAACCTTACGATGTCGTTTCGCTCCTCCTTTTCCTAGCCCCTTGCCTCCCTTTCCTCTTCCAGACATTTTGTTAGGTCAAATTCAAGATCTGTGAACACAAATTGAATTTAGAAACTAACAATTCGCttaattgctaagaaatttgaacaaaattgctaCGAGTTTTCGTCGGAATTCAAACATTGCTGAGAATAATTGAGAAATTAACAATTATTGCCGATTAAAATCtctagaatttaaaattaactTACAGATTGCTCGTGAATGGAAAATTAACAGAAATTAGAGCTCAAATTAcatgaaaaattaacaaaacggTGAAAAATCGAGCAATAACACAGCAAAATTGGCTATTGTACTATTTTCAAAACCCTAGAAACTTCGAACGATTCGAAACCCTAAAATCTCATTGCATTCAGAGCATGAATTAGCTAGAACCAGACGATTAAAAGCcataaatattcaaatttgaaaggaaTTGAGGCCATGGAGCCAGAAAAGCCTAGAAGAAGACGAACCTGTATCGCACACTCTGATCTAGACGAA from Castanea sativa cultivar Marrone di Chiusa Pesio chromosome 6, ASM4071231v1 includes:
- the LOC142640710 gene encoding histone H4, with the translated sequence MSGRGKGGKGLGKGGAKRHRKVLRDNIQGITKPAIRRLARRGGVKRISGLIYEETRGVLKIFLENVIRDAVTYTEHARRKTVTAMDVVYALKRQGRTLYGFGG